One region of Roseicitreum antarcticum genomic DNA includes:
- a CDS encoding ABC transporter substrate-binding protein, translating to MTRLLNLTALSVAGAMIAGTASAQEITLQLKWVTQAQFGGYYVALENGYYADEGLDVTVRAGGPDIAPPQVIAGGGADVIVEWMPAALAARENGLPLVNIAQPFKSSGMMLTCLKETGITSPDDFPGRTLGVWFFGNEYPFLSWMSTLGIPTDGGEEGVEVLRQGFNVDPLLQRQADCISTMTYNEYWQVIDAGISEDELVTFKYEDGGVATLEDGLYVMEDRLEDPEFVDAMARFVRASMRGWDWAAENPEEAAMIVLEYDDTGAQTESHQIRMMTEVAKLTEGSNGTLDIADYERTVATLLGGGSDPVISAEPMGAWTDVVTDAAFN from the coding sequence ATGACAAGACTGCTGAACCTGACCGCGCTGAGCGTCGCTGGTGCCATGATCGCGGGGACCGCATCCGCGCAGGAAATCACCTTGCAACTGAAATGGGTCACTCAGGCCCAGTTCGGCGGCTATTATGTCGCGCTGGAAAACGGCTATTACGCCGACGAGGGGCTGGATGTCACCGTCCGCGCCGGCGGCCCCGACATTGCGCCCCCGCAGGTGATCGCAGGCGGCGGGGCTGATGTCATCGTGGAATGGATGCCTGCCGCGCTGGCCGCACGCGAAAACGGCCTGCCATTGGTCAACATCGCGCAGCCGTTCAAATCTTCGGGCATGATGCTGACGTGCCTGAAGGAAACCGGCATCACCAGCCCCGATGACTTTCCCGGGCGTACGCTGGGTGTTTGGTTCTTCGGCAATGAATACCCGTTCCTGTCGTGGATGAGCACGCTGGGCATCCCCACCGATGGGGGCGAAGAAGGCGTCGAGGTGCTGCGGCAAGGCTTCAACGTCGACCCGCTGTTGCAGCGTCAGGCTGATTGCATCAGCACCATGACCTATAACGAATACTGGCAGGTCATCGACGCGGGCATCTCCGAGGATGAATTGGTGACATTCAAGTATGAGGACGGCGGCGTCGCCACGCTGGAAGACGGTCTCTATGTGATGGAAGACCGGCTGGAAGACCCGGAATTCGTCGATGCGATGGCGCGGTTCGTGCGTGCGTCGATGCGCGGCTGGGACTGGGCAGCCGAAAACCCCGAAGAAGCAGCGATGATCGTGCTGGAGTATGACGATACCGGCGCGCAAACCGAATCGCACCAGATCCGCATGATGACCGAAGTAGCCAAACTGACCGAAGGGTCGAACGGCACGCTGGATATCGCGGATTATGAGCGCACAGTGGCCACCCTGCTGGGCGGCGGCTCGGACCCTGTCATCAGCGCCGAACCCATGGGCGCCTGGACTGATGTCGTGACGGACGCGGCATTTAACTGA
- a CDS encoding TadE/TadG family type IV pilus assembly protein, translating into MASRLADQSGTASVEFVIVFPLMMTLMLGGIETGLTLTKKVMLERALDMTVRDIRLGRLTGATPDELRQHLCDRTIILTNCATDLLIETVPVTAGTWSAPTDAMSCVNRVDEITPVTAQRSGGTLVPTVVRACLIIDPVFPTTPMGLRLPLDASGGFALYSTSLYLAEP; encoded by the coding sequence TTGGCATCAAGGCTGGCGGATCAGTCGGGCACGGCCTCGGTCGAATTCGTGATCGTGTTCCCGCTGATGATGACGCTCATGCTGGGCGGGATCGAAACCGGGTTGACGCTGACAAAGAAGGTCATGCTGGAACGCGCGCTGGACATGACGGTGCGCGATATCCGGCTGGGCCGCCTGACCGGCGCCACCCCGGACGAACTGCGCCAGCACCTGTGCGACCGCACCATTATCTTGACCAATTGCGCGACCGATCTGCTGATCGAAACCGTCCCGGTCACTGCGGGAACCTGGTCGGCCCCCACCGATGCAATGAGCTGCGTCAACCGGGTGGACGAGATCACACCTGTCACGGCGCAGCGCAGCGGCGGCACTTTGGTGCCAACGGTGGTGCGTGCCTGCCTTATCATCGACCCGGTTTTCCCCACGACCCCGATGGGCCTGCGGCTGCCACTGGATGCCTCGGGCGGCTTCGCGCTGTATTCCACATCTCTTTACCTTGCGGAGCCCTGA
- a CDS encoding substrate-binding domain-containing protein: protein MAPPTAPRKPRRPSLRDIAEAVGTTRMTVSRCLRDPQTVSEPLRQRIQETARHLNYLPNRAPMMLAQSRSRSIGVLVPSVTNQVFADVLAGIIDETGAADYRAMITHYGHDAAAEERSIAALLAYNADGLILSDRTHTEATRRMIDGAGVAIVEIMDTRKPALQQAVGYDNHAAACDMVTAMIARGHRRIVYLAVRLDERTLQRAEGYREAMECHNLPPVILQSAGKSSFTAGASLMARILNNGDRTDGAFCANDDLAVGAFLECQRRGIRVPDQIMIAGFHGLDVAQALSPQLLTVLTPRYQIGQAAARALLARINGAPLTMPVMDLGYRLMMGDGG from the coding sequence ATGGCCCCGCCGACGGCCCCGCGCAAACCGCGACGTCCCAGCCTGCGCGATATCGCCGAGGCCGTGGGTACCACGCGCATGACCGTCAGCCGTTGCCTGCGCGATCCGCAGACCGTCTCTGAACCACTGCGCCAGCGCATTCAGGAAACCGCGCGGCACCTGAACTACCTGCCCAATCGCGCGCCAATGATGCTGGCTCAGTCGCGCAGCCGGTCCATCGGGGTGCTGGTCCCGTCGGTCACCAATCAGGTCTTCGCCGATGTGCTGGCGGGGATCATCGATGAGACCGGCGCCGCAGATTACCGCGCGATGATCACCCACTACGGCCATGACGCTGCCGCCGAGGAACGCAGTATCGCCGCCCTGCTGGCCTATAACGCCGACGGGCTGATCCTGAGCGACCGCACCCATACCGAAGCCACACGGCGAATGATTGACGGCGCTGGCGTCGCAATTGTCGAGATCATGGATACCCGCAAGCCCGCGTTGCAACAGGCCGTGGGCTATGACAACCACGCCGCCGCCTGCGATATGGTTACTGCGATGATCGCGCGCGGGCACCGGCGCATCGTCTATCTGGCTGTGCGGTTGGACGAGCGGACCCTCCAGCGCGCCGAAGGTTACCGCGAGGCGATGGAATGTCACAACCTGCCGCCTGTGATCTTGCAAAGCGCCGGGAAGTCGTCCTTCACTGCCGGGGCCAGCCTGATGGCGCGGATCTTGAACAATGGCGACCGCACCGATGGGGCGTTTTGCGCCAATGACGATCTGGCGGTCGGCGCGTTTCTAGAATGCCAGCGGCGCGGCATCCGGGTGCCTGACCAGATCATGATCGCCGGGTTCCACGGCCTCGATGTCGCGCAGGCGCTGTCGCCGCAACTGCTCACCGTGTTGACGCCGCGCTACCAGATCGGACAGGCCGCAGCGCGCGCTTTACTGGCGCGGATTAACGGCGCGCCCCTGACCATGCCGGTGATGGATCTGGGTTACCGTCTCATGATGGGCGACGGGGGCTGA
- a CDS encoding TadE/TadG family type IV pilus assembly protein, protein MMQPDRQPSARATPALNTLPIPARLRRLQTRIWSALRCPLRRFAADQGGLVSTETVLVLPLVIWAFAATFVYFDVFRHITTGQKAATLIGDTLSRMRDIPVDAQQLERMNALFAYLAEAKHPTNIRVSSIGWNAEDEEYLLIWSYSTGWLSTSGWQPSSPTAPSDDDGRRTYYDAPLTNEVVNGPIGTTLPRLVLGETIILVESQIIFEPLFRVGVAGRTLRQQIATRPRFAPQLTFERDGEVIEQPTARPS, encoded by the coding sequence GTGATGCAGCCTGACCGCCAACCCAGCGCCCGCGCGACGCCTGCGCTGAACACACTCCCGATCCCGGCGCGCTTGCGGCGCCTGCAAACCCGCATCTGGTCGGCGCTAAGGTGTCCGCTGCGCCGTTTCGCGGCCGATCAAGGCGGGCTGGTCAGCACTGAGACCGTTCTGGTCCTGCCGCTGGTCATATGGGCTTTTGCCGCGACATTCGTCTATTTCGATGTTTTCCGGCATATCACCACCGGTCAGAAGGCGGCGACTCTGATCGGCGACACCCTGTCGCGGATGCGCGACATCCCGGTTGACGCCCAGCAGTTGGAGCGGATGAACGCATTGTTCGCTTATCTGGCCGAGGCGAAACACCCCACCAATATCCGGGTCAGCAGCATCGGCTGGAACGCCGAGGATGAGGAATATCTGCTCATTTGGTCCTACAGCACCGGCTGGCTGTCCACGTCCGGTTGGCAACCCTCGTCCCCCACCGCGCCATCCGACGACGATGGCAGGCGCACCTACTACGATGCGCCGCTCACGAATGAAGTGGTGAACGGCCCGATCGGCACGACGCTGCCGCGCCTTGTGCTGGGTGAGACAATCATCCTGGTCGAAAGCCAGATCATCTTTGAGCCGCTGTTTCGGGTCGGCGTCGCAGGGCGCACGTTGCGCCAGCAGATCGCCACCCGCCCGCGCTTCGCCCCCCAGTTGACCTTTGAGCGCGACGGCGAGGTGATCGAACAACCCACCGCACGGCCGAGCTGA
- a CDS encoding hemerythrin domain-containing protein has product MEKNTDSTDLNLRTGLPDALRVLVEQYPRDLWQAHKNFDGTTRFWMERHLMFRDVLGRLQTDTQAFLDNPKDASGYVQRTARMTGFFLQQLHGHHQIEDAHYFPLLSGLDARLTPGFDLLDADHHALDAHLQALADGTNAALGPLQSGALQQGRDAAGALEAQLGRFGHFLNRHLLDEEDLVIPVILHHAPRM; this is encoded by the coding sequence ATGGAAAAGAACACCGACTCAACCGATCTGAACCTGCGCACCGGCTTGCCCGATGCCCTTCGCGTGCTGGTGGAGCAATACCCGCGCGATCTGTGGCAGGCCCATAAGAATTTCGACGGCACCACCCGCTTCTGGATGGAGCGTCACCTGATGTTTCGCGATGTGCTGGGCCGCCTGCAAACGGACACGCAGGCGTTTCTGGACAATCCGAAAGACGCGAGCGGCTATGTGCAGCGCACGGCCCGGATGACTGGCTTCTTCTTGCAACAGCTGCATGGCCACCACCAGATCGAGGATGCGCATTACTTTCCGCTTCTGTCGGGGTTGGATGCGCGGCTGACCCCGGGGTTTGACCTGCTGGACGCCGATCACCACGCGCTGGACGCGCATTTGCAGGCCTTGGCGGATGGCACGAACGCGGCGCTGGGCCCGTTGCAATCGGGTGCGCTGCAACAGGGGCGCGATGCGGCCGGCGCGCTAGAGGCGCAGCTGGGCCGGTTCGGGCATTTCCTGAACCGACACCTGCTGGATGAGGAAGATCTGGTCATTCCGGTAATCTTGCATCACGCACCGCGCATGTAG
- a CDS encoding vitamin B12-dependent ribonucleotide reductase produces MKIERKFTTATKDAYAVLEFTKTVSEIRNPDGTIVFRNEAVEVPAGWSQVASDVIAQKYFRKAGVPARLKKVKEKGVPEFLWRSVPDTDALADLPEDQRFGGETSARQVFDRLAGAWAYWGWKGRYFSTEADARAYFDEMRVMLARQMAAPNSPQWFNTGLHWAYGIDGPSQGHFYVDPFTHKLVKSKSSYEHPQPHACFIQSVSDDLVNEGGIMDLWVREARLFKYGSGTGTNFSSLRGEGEKLSGGGKSSGLMGFLKIGDRAAGAIKSGGTTRRAAKMVICDMDHPDVEQFINWKVIEEQKVASLVAGSKAHELRLNDIFAAIKGWDGDITDATDPAKNEALKGAIRAAKKHMIPETYVGRILQYARQGYTSIEFPTYDTDWDSEAYVTVSGQNSNNSVRVTDAFLQAVKDDSDWALIRRTDGKTAKTVKARELWDQVGHAAWACADPGIQFHDTVNAWHTCPADGAIRGSNPCSEYMFLDDTACNLASMNLLKFYTDGVFDAEAYMHATRLWTVTLEISVMMAQFPSKEIAQRSYEFRTLGLGYANIGGLLMNMGYSYDSTEGRALCGALTALMTGVSYATSAEMASELGAFPGYAKNADHMLRVIRNHRRAAYSETKGYEAVNVTPVALDAKGCPEAGLVNLARTAWDEALRLGEAHGYRNAQATVIAPTGTIGLVMDCDTTGIEPDFALVKFKKLAGGGYFKIINQSVPAALTKLGYRDSEIAEVIAYAVGHGSLGNCAGINHTSLVGHGFGAAELAKVDAALPAAFDIRFVFNQWTLGEEFCRETLGIPAEKLMDPTFDLLRHLGYTKADIDAANDHVCGTMTLEGAPHLKAEHLPVFDCANACGKRGTRYLSVASHIHMMAAAQSFISGAISKTINMPNSATIDETLAAYELSHSLGVKANALYRDGSKLSQPLASALVEDDEEAEEILATGNAPAKAQVLAEKIVEKIIIKEINSRNRDKLPERRKGYTQKAIVGGHKVYLRTGEYQDGKLGEIFIDMHKEGAGFRAMMNNFAIAVSVGLQYGVPLEEFVDAFTFTRFEPAGMVQGNDSIKNATSILDYIFRELAVSYLDRTDLAHVKPAGTAFDDLGAGETEGQRNIAAVTDEAATRGLEVLRQISSTGYLRKRMPQELMVLQGGQASPAATSTAALHTSETRTVAPMNLRAKAKIQGYEGDPCGECGNYTLVRNGTCMKCNTCGGTSGCS; encoded by the coding sequence ATGAAGATCGAACGTAAATTCACCACGGCAACCAAAGACGCCTATGCCGTGCTGGAATTCACCAAGACCGTATCGGAAATCCGCAACCCGGATGGCACGATCGTGTTTCGCAACGAAGCGGTCGAGGTTCCGGCGGGCTGGAGCCAGGTGGCGTCCGATGTCATCGCACAGAAGTATTTTCGCAAGGCAGGCGTGCCCGCGCGGCTGAAGAAGGTAAAGGAAAAGGGCGTGCCCGAATTCCTTTGGCGCTCGGTTCCCGATACAGACGCGCTGGCCGATCTGCCCGAGGATCAGCGTTTCGGCGGCGAAACCAGCGCGCGCCAGGTCTTTGACCGTCTGGCCGGCGCTTGGGCCTATTGGGGCTGGAAGGGCCGCTATTTCAGCACCGAAGCCGACGCACGCGCCTATTTCGACGAGATGCGCGTCATGCTGGCCCGCCAGATGGCGGCGCCAAACAGCCCCCAATGGTTCAACACCGGCCTGCACTGGGCCTACGGCATCGACGGTCCCAGCCAGGGGCATTTCTACGTCGATCCTTTCACCCACAAGCTGGTAAAATCGAAATCCAGCTATGAGCACCCCCAACCCCACGCCTGCTTCATCCAGTCGGTCAGCGACGACCTGGTGAATGAAGGCGGCATCATGGACCTTTGGGTACGTGAGGCGCGGCTGTTCAAATACGGCTCCGGCACGGGCACCAACTTTTCCAGCTTGCGTGGCGAGGGCGAGAAACTGTCGGGCGGGGGCAAATCCTCGGGCCTGATGGGCTTCCTGAAGATCGGTGACCGCGCGGCGGGCGCGATCAAATCCGGTGGCACCACGCGGCGCGCGGCCAAGATGGTGATCTGCGACATGGACCACCCCGATGTAGAACAGTTCATCAACTGGAAGGTGATCGAGGAACAGAAGGTAGCAAGCCTTGTGGCGGGCTCCAAGGCACATGAGCTGCGGCTCAACGACATCTTCGCCGCGATCAAAGGCTGGGACGGCGACATCACGGACGCCACCGACCCCGCGAAAAACGAAGCGCTGAAAGGCGCCATTCGTGCGGCCAAGAAGCACATGATCCCCGAAACCTATGTCGGTCGCATCCTTCAATACGCGCGTCAGGGCTACACCAGCATCGAATTCCCGACCTATGATACCGACTGGGACTCCGAAGCCTACGTTACCGTGTCGGGTCAGAACTCCAACAACTCGGTCCGGGTGACTGATGCCTTCCTTCAGGCCGTTAAGGATGATTCCGATTGGGCGCTGATCCGCCGGACTGACGGCAAGACCGCAAAAACCGTCAAGGCGCGCGAACTTTGGGATCAGGTCGGCCATGCCGCATGGGCCTGCGCCGATCCGGGCATCCAGTTCCATGATACCGTGAACGCCTGGCACACCTGCCCGGCCGATGGCGCGATCCGTGGGTCGAACCCCTGTTCGGAATACATGTTCCTCGACGATACCGCCTGCAACCTGGCCTCGATGAACCTGCTGAAGTTCTACACCGACGGCGTTTTCGACGCCGAGGCCTACATGCACGCCACCCGCCTGTGGACCGTGACGCTGGAAATCAGCGTGATGATGGCGCAATTCCCGTCGAAGGAAATCGCTCAGCGGTCCTATGAGTTCCGCACGCTGGGGCTGGGTTATGCCAACATCGGCGGCCTGTTGATGAACATGGGCTACAGCTACGATTCGACCGAAGGCCGGGCGCTGTGCGGCGCGCTGACCGCGCTGATGACCGGCGTGTCGTATGCCACCAGCGCCGAGATGGCGTCTGAACTGGGCGCCTTCCCCGGCTACGCCAAAAACGCCGACCACATGCTGCGCGTGATCCGCAACCATCGCCGCGCCGCCTACAGCGAAACCAAGGGGTATGAGGCGGTCAACGTTACTCCGGTCGCCCTGGACGCCAAGGGCTGCCCTGAGGCCGGTCTGGTCAATCTGGCCCGCACCGCCTGGGACGAGGCGCTGCGGCTGGGTGAGGCACATGGCTACCGTAACGCGCAGGCGACCGTCATCGCGCCCACGGGCACCATCGGTCTGGTTATGGATTGCGACACCACCGGGATCGAGCCTGACTTCGCGCTGGTGAAGTTCAAGAAACTGGCTGGCGGTGGTTACTTCAAGATCATCAACCAGTCGGTGCCCGCCGCATTGACCAAGCTGGGCTATCGCGACAGCGAGATCGCCGAAGTCATCGCCTATGCGGTCGGCCACGGCTCGCTCGGGAATTGCGCGGGCATCAACCACACCTCGCTGGTCGGGCATGGCTTTGGGGCGGCTGAACTGGCCAAGGTGGATGCCGCCCTGCCCGCCGCTTTCGACATCCGCTTTGTGTTCAACCAATGGACGCTGGGCGAGGAGTTCTGCCGCGAAACGCTGGGTATTCCGGCTGAAAAGCTGATGGATCCGACCTTCGACCTGCTGCGCCACCTGGGCTATACCAAGGCCGATATCGACGCCGCCAATGACCATGTCTGCGGCACCATGACGCTGGAAGGCGCACCGCATCTGAAGGCCGAACACCTGCCAGTATTCGATTGCGCCAATGCGTGCGGCAAGCGCGGCACGCGCTACCTCAGCGTGGCCAGCCACATCCACATGATGGCAGCGGCGCAATCCTTCATCTCGGGCGCGATTTCGAAGACGATCAACATGCCGAATTCGGCCACGATCGACGAGACGCTGGCAGCCTATGAGCTGTCACACTCGCTGGGCGTGAAAGCCAACGCGCTCTACCGTGACGGCTCCAAGCTCAGCCAGCCGCTGGCGTCGGCACTGGTCGAAGATGATGAGGAAGCCGAAGAGATCCTGGCAACCGGCAATGCCCCTGCCAAGGCGCAGGTGCTGGCCGAAAAGATCGTCGAGAAGATCATCATCAAGGAAATCAACAGCCGCAACCGCGACAAGCTGCCCGAGCGTCGCAAAGGCTACACCCAGAAAGCCATCGTCGGCGGCCACAAGGTCTACCTGCGCACCGGCGAGTATCAGGACGGCAAGCTGGGCGAGATCTTCATCGACATGCACAAGGAAGGTGCTGGTTTCCGCGCGATGATGAACAACTTCGCCATCGCCGTGTCGGTCGGGCTGCAATACGGCGTGCCACTGGAGGAATTTGTGGATGCCTTTACCTTCACCCGGTTTGAGCCGGCGGGTATGGTCCAGGGCAACGACTCGATCAAGAACGCGACCTCGATCCTGGATTATATCTTCCGCGAACTGGCCGTCAGCTATCTGGACCGCACCGACCTGGCGCATGTCAAACCCGCAGGCACAGCGTTCGACGACCTGGGCGCGGGCGAGACCGAAGGGCAGCGCAACATCGCCGCCGTGACGGACGAGGCCGCGACCCGCGGGCTGGAAGTGCTGCGTCAGATCAGCTCCACCGGTTATCTGCGCAAACGCATGCCGCAAGAACTGATGGTGCTGCAAGGCGGCCAGGCCAGCCCTGCCGCGACCAGCACCGCAGCGCTGCACACCAGCGAGACCCGGACGGTCGCACCGATGAACCTGCGCGCGAAAGCGAAGATTCAGGGCTATGAGGGCGACCCCTGCGGCGAATGCGGCAACTACACACTGGTACGCAACGGGACTTGCATGAAGTGCAACACCTGCGGCGGCACAAGCGGGTGTAGCTGA
- a CDS encoding ABC transporter permease, with translation MLVAQIAALTPARRAAAQVQALAAPIVFGATLLWLWEAVVRGAEVPRVILPAPSAIAERFAGSLDVLWVDFVQTFVKGALSGFAIGIGAALVFALIVDRYDFLRRGLMPVGNFLAALPIIGTAPIMVMWFGFDWPSKAAVVVAMVFFPMLVNTVQGLQATDSMQRDLMRTYSATWTQALIRLRLPAAMPFIFNGLKIASTLALIGAIVAEFFGSPTRGMGFRISTEVGRLQLDMVWAEIAVAALAGSLFYGFWAALEKRVTFWHPSQRAR, from the coding sequence ATGCTGGTCGCGCAGATCGCGGCGCTTACCCCGGCACGGCGCGCGGCAGCGCAGGTGCAGGCGCTGGCCGCCCCCATCGTCTTTGGTGCTACCCTTCTTTGGCTGTGGGAGGCCGTGGTGCGCGGCGCCGAGGTGCCTCGCGTGATCCTGCCCGCCCCTTCGGCCATCGCCGAACGCTTTGCAGGATCGCTCGATGTGCTGTGGGTCGATTTCGTCCAGACCTTCGTGAAAGGGGCGCTGTCGGGCTTTGCCATTGGCATCGGGGCCGCGTTGGTCTTTGCGCTGATCGTGGACCGCTACGACTTCTTGCGCAGGGGGCTGATGCCGGTGGGGAATTTCCTGGCGGCCTTGCCCATCATCGGGACCGCGCCGATCATGGTGATGTGGTTCGGCTTTGATTGGCCGTCCAAGGCGGCGGTCGTGGTGGCGATGGTGTTCTTTCCCATGCTGGTCAACACAGTACAGGGTTTGCAAGCCACCGATTCGATGCAGCGCGACCTGATGCGGACCTATAGCGCGACTTGGACACAGGCGTTGATCCGCCTGCGGTTACCCGCCGCGATGCCGTTCATCTTCAACGGGCTGAAGATCGCGTCTACACTGGCACTGATCGGCGCGATTGTTGCTGAATTCTTCGGCTCGCCCACGCGCGGGATGGGATTTCGCATCTCGACCGAAGTGGGGCGATTGCAACTGGACATGGTATGGGCAGAGATTGCCGTTGCAGCCCTTGCGGGGTCGCTGTTCTACGGATTCTGGGCCGCGCTGGAAAAACGGGTGACCTTCTGGCACCCCAGCCAGCGTGCCCGTTAA
- a CDS encoding TadE/TadG family type IV pilus assembly protein — protein MLKRHRNRGHRPLRSLAARLKLRLAKTLLLNFTRREDGAMLIFGLFIMVIILMVCGMAVDLMRVENQRVRLQSVSDRATLAAASLRQPLEARAVVERYFEMEGLSAFLENVDVDQGINHRTVEVRTRAIVPSLFLRMVGISDLPVATRSTAQERFLNVEVSLVVDVSESMNQLGRIQNLRSAGEDFIDQLFAASRDDQISVNLVPYAGQTNAGPDLYAMLETTHDQPASHCVEFDASDYTSMAFDRTGPYAGAGHFDPWSQRGASDFFCPTRDDNSARIMPLADDPDVLRARMRDLTAQGNTSIEIGLKWGAALLDASFRPYVSTLVEQGIVSSAMANRPFDAENAEAMKAVVLMTDGENFDQFRMRDQYKTGRSGVWHTVSRGGLVDTEIATIQAQRLSYPHNGLQSAGQIVEGESRLSVFNPQRNWWTRDFFVPRQNDAYPRSGSWSDYPSQVDNSCTLYGPTQGQANRRAPFNFYLCNNVIAYEVPYDRLWHDLSVYWVAAYLYHYPGIMNYNTYRSNLFNMIQPNTKNAHLSTMCDTLRDAGVIVYTIAFEAPQGGQAAMRDCAFSANHYFDVSGTDLQVAFRAIAGDIQQLRLIE, from the coding sequence ATGCTGAAACGTCATCGAAACCGGGGCCATCGCCCGCTCAGATCCCTGGCCGCCCGGCTGAAGCTGCGTCTTGCGAAAACGCTACTTCTGAACTTTACGCGCCGCGAAGACGGCGCGATGCTGATTTTCGGCCTGTTCATCATGGTCATCATCTTGATGGTGTGCGGCATGGCGGTGGACCTGATGCGGGTGGAAAACCAACGCGTGCGGCTGCAATCGGTATCGGACCGCGCCACACTGGCCGCAGCCAGCCTGCGCCAGCCGTTGGAAGCGCGTGCCGTGGTCGAGCGGTACTTCGAAATGGAGGGGCTGAGCGCCTTTCTGGAAAACGTCGATGTCGATCAGGGCATCAACCACCGCACGGTCGAGGTGCGCACGCGGGCCATCGTGCCATCGCTGTTCCTGCGCATGGTCGGGATCTCGGACTTGCCGGTCGCCACGCGCAGCACCGCGCAGGAACGTTTCTTGAACGTCGAAGTGTCGCTGGTCGTCGACGTGTCCGAATCGATGAACCAGCTGGGACGGATCCAGAACCTGCGCTCGGCGGGGGAGGATTTCATCGACCAACTGTTTGCGGCTTCGCGCGACGACCAGATATCAGTGAACCTGGTGCCTTATGCGGGGCAGACCAACGCGGGTCCGGACCTCTATGCCATGCTCGAAACAACCCATGATCAGCCCGCATCGCATTGCGTGGAATTCGACGCTTCCGATTATACCTCCATGGCTTTCGACCGCACCGGACCCTATGCGGGGGCCGGGCATTTCGACCCCTGGAGCCAGCGCGGCGCAAGCGACTTCTTCTGCCCTACCCGTGACGACAATTCCGCGCGCATCATGCCGCTTGCTGACGACCCCGATGTTCTGCGCGCCCGCATGCGGGACCTGACCGCGCAGGGCAACACCTCGATCGAGATCGGCCTGAAATGGGGCGCCGCCCTGCTGGATGCCTCGTTTCGCCCCTATGTCAGCACGCTGGTTGAACAGGGCATCGTGTCGTCTGCCATGGCCAACCGACCGTTTGACGCGGAGAACGCCGAGGCGATGAAGGCCGTCGTGCTGATGACCGACGGTGAAAACTTCGATCAGTTCCGCATGCGCGATCAATACAAGACCGGCCGCTCGGGCGTCTGGCACACTGTGTCTCGCGGGGGACTGGTCGATACCGAGATCGCGACCATTCAAGCCCAGCGGCTGAGCTACCCCCACAATGGCCTGCAATCGGCGGGCCAGATCGTCGAAGGCGAATCTCGGCTGTCCGTGTTCAATCCCCAACGCAACTGGTGGACGCGCGACTTCTTTGTTCCCCGGCAAAATGACGCCTATCCCCGGTCAGGCAGTTGGAGCGATTACCCGTCGCAGGTCGACAATTCCTGTACGCTGTACGGCCCAACCCAGGGGCAGGCCAACCGGCGGGCGCCGTTCAACTTCTACCTCTGCAACAACGTCATCGCCTATGAAGTGCCGTACGACAGGCTGTGGCACGACCTGAGTGTTTATTGGGTCGCGGCATATTTGTATCACTATCCGGGCATCATGAACTACAACACCTATCGCAGCAATCTTTTCAACATGATCCAGCCCAACACCAAGAACGCCCATTTGTCCACCATGTGCGACACCCTGCGCGACGCCGGTGTGATCGTATATACCATTGCGTTCGAGGCACCGCAGGGCGGTCAAGCCGCTATGCGCGACTGCGCCTTTTCGGCCAACCATTACTTCGATGTGTCGGGCACCGATTTGCAAGTCGCCTTTCGCGCGATCGCGGGCGACATTCAACAATTGCGGTTGATCGAATGA
- a CDS encoding gluconokinase: MTPEPDQTGSRDLRVIVMGVSGSGKTVTGRELAAALGATFLDADDFHSPANVAKMAAGTPLTDVDRAGWLDDLAARLERHSAVVLACSALKASYRQRLCAIRGTRPIILYLDGSFDDIRQRLEARKGHYFQGLSMLRSQFDTLEPPTPDEAIPININAPLDAVVHACLQALTTPPQ; this comes from the coding sequence ATGACGCCAGAACCCGATCAAACCGGCAGCCGCGACCTGCGCGTCATCGTCATGGGCGTCTCGGGCTCGGGCAAGACGGTGACGGGCCGCGAACTGGCCGCAGCACTGGGGGCCACCTTCCTCGATGCCGATGATTTTCACAGTCCCGCAAATGTCGCCAAGATGGCGGCAGGCACCCCGCTGACGGATGTCGACCGCGCAGGCTGGCTCGATGACCTGGCGGCGAGGTTGGAACGTCACAGCGCGGTCGTGCTTGCCTGTTCCGCGTTGAAGGCCAGCTACCGGCAGCGGCTGTGCGCCATTCGCGGCACGCGGCCGATCATCTTGTATCTGGACGGCAGTTTTGACGACATCCGCCAGCGGCTGGAGGCGCGCAAGGGCCACTACTTTCAGGGCCTGTCGATGCTGCGCAGCCAGTTCGATACCTTGGAACCCCCTACGCCGGATGAGGCAATTCCGATCAACATCAACGCGCCGCTGGATGCCGTGGTGCACGCCTGCCTTCAGGCCCTGACCACGCCGCCGCAATAG